A window of the Planococcus citri chromosome 4, ihPlaCitr1.1, whole genome shotgun sequence genome harbors these coding sequences:
- the LOC135842265 gene encoding peroxisomal leader peptide-processing protease, with the protein MKMETVLIKVLTEYGTVLASSHGVKLKDHVLCYAGPFAALPNVIDNGGSVPVEVFQKYRFDMISSSVPRSMVDFEFRKIYCVATYTCDFIRATLDHDLQDLCFGTETSTNRLPNKNFSLILMFSVNTKCDNVTEVLYEFLDYLSPLTRKMIGNPVTIYSTPFRNLFLFNSQSNGIVCNLFGRNDCLFLTDAKLSSGCEGAPVYSSHGELFGTVANVFTWCKGEWMGFTLAVHFHPVLKAWLNIEEKKSVTSLRDISVLRNCFVEEIDSLGVVLISGSKGIWGSGVVFDIHAGLILTCSHVVSFSTQTNVLVEYKRKKYYNAKILYATAENSPYDLAVIEVPPSNFKECTEFKAPLTHSNRGEQVYTVAYPLFSFKNQTIQGPSVTYGHIAKVYPRSMIIAACASNSGSSGGALIRKNGELIGIISNNLRVQDLLVPHMTIAIPASVFIGPLKDYIRTKDVNHLSRLTVNDEYARRVWRLENKSKL; encoded by the exons ATGAAAATGGAAACGGTTCTGATAAAGGTTCTGACCGAATATGGCACGGTATTAGCATCATCTCATGGAGTAAAATTAAAAGATCACGTATTGTGTTACGCTGGTCCTTTTGCTGCGTTGCCCAATGTCATCGATAATGGCGGTTCTGTCCCTGTGgaggtgtttcaaaaatatcgattcgATATGATTTCGTCTTCTGTGCCACGATCCATGGTAGATTTCGAATTCAGAAAAATCTACTGCGTTGCTACCTACACTTGTGATTTTATTCGGGCTACTTTGGATCACGATTTGCAAGACTTGTGTTTCGGAACTGAAACTAGTACTAATAGATTACCCAATAAGAATTTCAGTTTGATATTAATGTTCAG cgTGAATACTAAATGTGACAATGTGACCGAAGTACTGTACGAATTTCTCGATTACCTGTCACCTCTGACTCGTAAAATGATCGGAAACCCAGTCACCATATATTCCACACCGTTTAGAAATCTATTCCTTTTCAACTCTCAGAGTAATGGAATCGTCTGCAATTTATTCGGAAGAAATGACTGTTTATTCCTTACTGATGCTAAGTTGTCGTCTGGATGCGAAGGAGCACCAGTTTATTC ATCACACGGAGAATTATTTGGAACTGTGGCCAATGTTTTCACTTGGTGTAAAGGTGAATGGATGGGATTCACTTTAGCTGTGCATTTCCACCCGGTTTTAAAAGCTTGGCTCAACATCGAGGAAAAGAAATCTGTCACGAGCTTGCGAGATATATCTGTTTTGAGGAATTGTTTCGTCGAAG aaatcgaTTCGCTCGGCGTTGTTCTCATATCAGGATCGAAAGGAATTTGGGGTTCTGGAGTGGTATTCGATATACATGCAGGTCTTATTCTAACCTGCTCTCACGTCGTTTCTTTC TCCACTCAGACAAACGTTCTCGTTGAATACAAacgtaaaaaatattataacgCCAAAATATTGTACGCCACAGCTGAAAATTCACCTTATGATCTTGCCGTCATTGAAGTTCCGCCGTCGAATTTCAAAGAATGTACTGAATTCAAAGCACCATTAACTCATTCCAACAgag GTGAACAAGTGTACACGGTGGCATATCCtttgttttcatttaaaaatcaaactattCAAGGACCTTCGGTCACATACGGCCATATAGCTAAGGTGTATCCTCGATCCATGATAATCGCCGCATGTGCTTCCAATTCAGGCTCTAGCGGAGGAGCTTTGATTAGAAAGAATGGCGAATTAATCGGTATTATTTCGAATAATCTGAGAGTGCAAGATTTACTCGTGCCTCATATGACTATTGCGATTCCGGCTTCGGTTTTTATTGGGCCGTTGAAAGATTACATTAGGACGAAAG